Proteins encoded together in one Rossellomorea sp. y25 window:
- a CDS encoding metallophosphoesterase, producing the protein MLEFIILLLAGGVMLLFFMSYEARRNVVKMEKVKLTDFPDDTKPISLFFISDIHKREVSDEIIEEVKGKTDLVIIGGDLLEKGVPFSRVERNLDKLLTLGRIYFVWGNNDYEVDTNRLKEIFKQKGIIEIVNDSVKVPIHNGMINMIGVDDASTQRASYTSALKRTRPDEFNLLVSHDPGLVREVRKEEGIDLMLSGHTHGGQIRLFGWGLYKKGRLEKLPQTTLLVSNGYGTTALPLRLGAPAETHLMIIEKE; encoded by the coding sequence ATGCTTGAATTTATTATTTTGTTATTAGCAGGGGGAGTCATGCTCCTCTTTTTTATGTCATATGAAGCACGTCGAAATGTTGTTAAAATGGAAAAGGTGAAGCTTACGGACTTTCCTGATGATACGAAGCCGATTTCCCTCTTTTTTATATCAGATATACATAAGCGGGAAGTTTCAGATGAAATTATTGAAGAAGTGAAGGGAAAAACCGATCTTGTCATTATTGGCGGGGATCTTCTAGAAAAAGGAGTCCCATTTTCAAGAGTTGAACGAAATTTAGATAAACTGCTGACTCTAGGTAGGATATATTTTGTCTGGGGCAATAATGATTATGAAGTGGATACAAATCGGCTGAAGGAAATATTCAAACAAAAGGGAATCATTGAAATCGTAAATGATTCAGTTAAAGTGCCGATCCATAACGGAATGATAAACATGATTGGAGTAGACGATGCGAGTACGCAAAGAGCTTCCTACACATCTGCTCTTAAAAGGACAAGACCAGATGAATTTAATCTTTTAGTGAGTCATGACCCGGGACTTGTGAGAGAGGTACGAAAAGAAGAAGGTATTGATTTGATGTTAAGCGGTCATACACACGGTGGACAAATTCGCTTGTTCGGCTGGGGACTGTATAAAAAAGGAAGACTTGAAAAACTCCCGCAGACCACCCTATTAGTAAGTAACGGTTATGGGACCACTGCACTTCCATTACGCTTGGGAGCTCCGGCAGAAACCCATTTGATGATAATCGAAAAAGAATGA
- a CDS encoding CBS domain-containing protein: MFVKSAMIPKHKCYVVDENDSIEKTLTVLEHHKIDGVPVLANDEYKGVATRYNIYQSFFLSGMDKEAFLKERKVRDIIADSDKYITEKDVFENALVELKDSPILPVVGANKKFLGLITRFDVLDQFRSAFGMDQKGVRIAFSSVETEGRIARLGDIIQQYSESVISLVTFDETDKLLRRIVLKVEKKDNMDKFLHKLEKSGFRILDIQEDE; encoded by the coding sequence ATGTTTGTTAAAAGTGCCATGATACCGAAACACAAATGCTACGTGGTAGATGAAAATGATTCAATCGAAAAGACCCTAACAGTACTGGAGCATCATAAAATTGATGGAGTACCGGTCCTGGCGAATGATGAATATAAAGGGGTAGCAACTCGTTACAATATCTATCAGAGCTTCTTTCTTTCAGGAATGGATAAAGAAGCCTTTCTCAAGGAGAGAAAGGTGCGTGATATTATTGCAGATTCCGACAAATATATAACAGAAAAAGATGTATTTGAAAATGCTTTGGTCGAATTAAAGGATTCCCCGATTCTCCCTGTCGTAGGGGCAAATAAAAAATTCCTTGGCCTGATTACCCGCTTTGATGTACTCGATCAATTCAGAAGTGCATTCGGGATGGACCAGAAGGGAGTCCGCATCGCCTTTTCTTCTGTAGAAACAGAAGGAAGGATTGCCCGCCTTGGGGATATCATTCAGCAGTACTCGGAATCGGTCATATCCCTTGTAACCTTTGATGAAACCGATAAATTATTGCGACGTATCGTACTAAAGGTAGAAAAGAAGGATAATATGGATAAATTCCTTCATAAGTTAGAGAAATCAGGGTTCCGTATCCTGGATATTCAAGAAGATGAATAA
- the cmk gene encoding (d)CMP kinase: MKKLRIAIDGPAAAGKSTVAKIVAGKLSYLYIDTGAMYRSLTYKALKMNIDLHDENELKNLLSQTTIKLEPTEDGQIVYLDGANVTDEIRQAAVTNSVSHVAVHSQVREEMVNRQQHLAEQGAVVMDGRDIGTHVIPDAEIKVFLLASVEERAQRRHEENVSKGFPSDLEQLKEDIARRDKIDSEREVAPLKKADDAIEIDTTSLSISEVVDQIMLLVERKG, translated from the coding sequence TTGAAGAAATTAAGAATTGCAATCGATGGTCCTGCAGCGGCGGGGAAAAGTACAGTAGCGAAAATTGTAGCAGGTAAATTATCTTATCTTTATATTGATACTGGGGCGATGTACCGTTCATTAACATATAAAGCTTTGAAAATGAATATAGACTTGCATGATGAAAATGAGTTGAAGAATTTATTGTCTCAAACAACAATAAAGCTTGAACCGACTGAAGATGGTCAAATTGTATATTTAGATGGAGCAAATGTGACAGATGAAATCCGTCAGGCTGCCGTTACCAATTCGGTATCTCATGTGGCCGTTCATTCTCAAGTCAGAGAAGAAATGGTGAATAGGCAGCAGCACTTAGCTGAACAAGGTGCTGTTGTAATGGACGGAAGAGATATCGGGACTCATGTGATTCCCGACGCTGAAATTAAAGTATTCTTATTAGCGAGTGTAGAAGAAAGAGCGCAAAGAAGACATGAAGAAAATGTATCGAAAGGGTTTCCTTCTGACTTGGAACAATTGAAAGAAGACATCGCTCGCCGTGACAAGATTGATTCAGAAAGAGAAGTGGCTCCTCTTAAGAAAGCGGATGACGCAATTGAAATAGACACAACTTCACTGTCCATTTCAGAAGTAGTGGATCAAATTATGTTGCTAGTAGAAAGGAAAGGTTAA
- a CDS encoding YpdA family putative bacillithiol disulfide reductase, producing MKMEECIIVGGGPCGLSAAISLKEKGINPLIIEKGNIVNAIYHYPTHQTFFSSSEKLEIGEVPFVIEEHKPRRNQALVYYREVAKRKELRINRFETVHKVEKQGDRFSVSTSKGTYESKSIVIATGYYDHPNFLEIPGEDLEKVFHYFKEAHPFFDTDVVVIGGKNSAVDAALELNKAGARVTVLYRGSEYSKSVKPWILPNFDALVRNGEVTMEFNACVEGITDDSVIYNVNGEKKEIKNDFVFAMTGYHPDHSFLTKMGIDIDKETGRPSYHPETMETNVEGVYIAGVIAAGNNANEIFIENGRLHGGLISESLTQKYK from the coding sequence TTGAAAATGGAAGAATGCATTATTGTGGGTGGAGGACCTTGTGGGTTGTCTGCTGCTATTAGTTTAAAAGAAAAAGGAATCAACCCTTTAATCATTGAAAAAGGGAATATTGTGAATGCCATATATCACTATCCGACTCATCAAACCTTTTTTTCATCAAGTGAGAAGCTTGAAATTGGTGAGGTTCCTTTCGTGATCGAAGAACATAAACCAAGAAGAAATCAGGCGCTCGTGTATTATCGTGAAGTGGCTAAGCGGAAAGAATTAAGAATCAACCGATTCGAAACCGTTCATAAAGTCGAGAAGCAAGGCGACCGTTTTTCGGTTTCCACTTCAAAGGGAACGTATGAAAGTAAGTCGATTGTCATTGCGACTGGCTACTATGATCATCCTAATTTTTTAGAGATTCCAGGAGAGGACTTAGAGAAAGTGTTCCATTATTTTAAAGAAGCACATCCCTTTTTTGACACAGATGTGGTTGTGATCGGAGGGAAGAACTCAGCGGTCGATGCAGCTCTGGAATTGAATAAAGCGGGGGCAAGAGTAACCGTTCTATACCGTGGGAGTGAGTACTCAAAGAGCGTGAAGCCTTGGATTCTCCCTAACTTTGATGCACTTGTCAGAAATGGCGAAGTAACGATGGAATTCAACGCGTGCGTAGAGGGAATTACAGATGACTCTGTCATTTACAATGTAAATGGCGAGAAAAAAGAAATCAAGAATGACTTTGTGTTTGCGATGACAGGTTATCACCCGGATCATAGCTTTTTGACGAAAATGGGGATTGATATTGATAAGGAAACCGGAAGACCTTCCTATCATCCCGAAACGATGGAAACCAATGTAGAGGGCGTCTATATTGCAGGTGTCATAGCTGCTGGGAATAATGCGAATGAAATTTTTATTGAAAATGGCCGTTTGCATGGAGGATTAATCTCTGAATCCCTTACCCAAAAGTATAAATGA
- a CDS encoding Glu/Leu/Phe/Val dehydrogenase: MVAEKGKENHQASDQHDVLKSTQTVIHLALDKLGYSQEVFELLKEPVRMLTVKIPVRMDDGKVKVFTGYRAQHNDAVGPTKGGIRFHPNVTEKEVKALSIWMSLKCGIVDLPYGGGKGGIICDPRDMSFRELERLSRGYVRAISQIVGPSKDIPAPDVFTNSQIMAWMMDEYSRIDEYNSPGFITGKPLVLGGSHGRETATAKGVTICIHEAAKKKGIKLEGARVVVQGFGNAGSFLAKFMHDAGAKVIGISDAYGGLHDEDGLDIDYLLDRRDSFGTVTKLFNNTITNEELLELDCDILVPAAIENQITEKNAHNIRASIVVEAANGPTTLEATKILTERGILLVPDVLASSGGVTVSYFEWVQNNQGYYWSEEEVEEKLEKILVNSFNNVYETSQSRRVDMRLAAYMVGVRKMAEACRFRGWI; this comes from the coding sequence ATGGTAGCCGAAAAGGGGAAAGAAAATCACCAAGCATCTGATCAACACGATGTACTGAAATCTACACAAACGGTTATTCATCTTGCACTTGATAAATTGGGGTATTCACAAGAAGTATTTGAATTATTAAAAGAACCTGTAAGAATGTTAACAGTTAAAATACCAGTCCGGATGGATGATGGGAAAGTAAAAGTTTTCACGGGATACCGTGCTCAACATAATGATGCAGTTGGACCGACAAAGGGCGGGATCCGTTTTCACCCGAATGTTACAGAGAAAGAAGTGAAAGCACTTTCAATATGGATGAGTTTGAAGTGTGGAATTGTAGACCTTCCGTACGGTGGAGGTAAAGGGGGAATCATTTGTGATCCCCGGGATATGTCATTTAGAGAATTAGAGAGGTTGAGTCGTGGTTATGTACGCGCGATCAGCCAAATTGTAGGGCCTTCTAAAGATATTCCAGCTCCTGATGTTTTCACTAATTCTCAAATCATGGCGTGGATGATGGATGAATACAGCCGAATAGATGAGTACAATTCTCCAGGGTTCATTACAGGGAAACCATTGGTGCTTGGAGGATCTCATGGTCGCGAAACGGCAACCGCGAAGGGCGTGACCATTTGTATCCATGAAGCAGCCAAGAAAAAAGGGATAAAGCTTGAAGGGGCGAGAGTCGTCGTTCAAGGCTTCGGTAATGCTGGAAGCTTCCTTGCAAAGTTTATGCATGACGCAGGAGCAAAGGTGATAGGGATATCTGATGCCTACGGCGGTCTTCATGACGAGGATGGCTTGGATATCGATTATTTGCTGGATCGTCGAGATAGCTTTGGAACGGTTACGAAATTATTTAATAATACGATTACAAATGAAGAACTATTAGAGCTTGATTGTGACATTCTCGTGCCTGCAGCAATTGAGAATCAGATTACAGAAAAAAATGCTCACAATATTCGGGCGAGCATTGTGGTAGAAGCTGCGAACGGCCCGACGACATTAGAAGCGACAAAAATCTTAACAGAGCGAGGGATTTTGTTAGTGCCGGATGTATTAGCTTCATCGGGCGGAGTAACGGTTTCTTACTTTGAATGGGTACAAAATAATCAAGGATACTATTGGTCTGAAGAAGAAGTGGAAGAAAAGCTGGAAAAGATTCTAGTCAACTCCTTTAATAATGTATATGAAACTTCGCAGTCCAGACGAGTCGATATGAGACTTGCGGCTTATATGGTAGGCGTTAGAAAAATGGCAGAAGCATGCCGATTCAGAGGTTGGATTTAA
- a CDS encoding asparaginase — translation MKKDILVIHTGGTISMMEDEQTGAVTPGKENPLSVQTSIVSNLANLTVLEAFHLPSPHITTEHMQQLKEIIETKYREKSFDGVVITHGTDTLEETAYFLDLTLSLPVSLVVTGAMRSSNEIGADGLYNLISSVRVAADDKSKNKGVLVVLNDEIHSAKNVTKTHTSNVSTFQSPQYGPIGIVTKRGVLFHHQPTSNEYYHVCDISKRVTLIKAYAGMDSGLLIAIKDLQYDGVVIEALGQGNLPPDTVNGINELLAANIPVVLVSRCFNGIVQDIYGYSGGGKQLKEKGVIFSNGLNGQKARIKLMVALSQTNDIKELETIFKN, via the coding sequence ATGAAGAAAGATATTTTGGTCATACATACAGGCGGTACCATCTCTATGATGGAAGACGAACAGACTGGAGCAGTCACTCCCGGGAAGGAAAATCCCCTTTCGGTACAAACGTCTATCGTATCGAATTTAGCAAATTTAACGGTCTTAGAAGCATTTCATCTGCCTTCCCCCCATATTACAACAGAGCACATGCAGCAATTGAAAGAGATCATTGAAACGAAATATAGGGAAAAATCATTTGACGGTGTCGTCATTACCCACGGAACAGATACGCTCGAAGAAACTGCCTACTTCCTGGATTTAACCCTTTCTCTTCCAGTCTCCCTAGTCGTTACAGGGGCAATGAGATCAAGTAATGAAATTGGAGCGGACGGTCTTTATAACCTCATTTCATCCGTTCGGGTAGCTGCTGATGACAAATCCAAGAACAAAGGGGTTTTAGTCGTCCTGAATGACGAAATTCACTCTGCGAAGAACGTGACCAAAACTCACACAAGCAATGTATCTACCTTTCAAAGTCCACAGTATGGTCCGATCGGCATTGTGACGAAAAGAGGCGTCCTCTTTCATCACCAGCCTACTTCAAATGAATACTATCATGTTTGTGATATTTCAAAGAGAGTGACGCTGATCAAGGCATATGCTGGAATGGACTCTGGCTTATTGATAGCCATTAAAGATTTACAATATGATGGAGTTGTAATCGAAGCATTGGGACAAGGAAATCTCCCACCTGATACGGTCAATGGAATCAATGAGCTGTTAGCTGCAAACATTCCTGTTGTCTTGGTTTCGAGATGCTTTAATGGAATTGTTCAGGATATATACGGCTATTCAGGTGGGGGGAAACAATTGAAAGAAAAAGGGGTTATCTTTTCAAACGGTCTAAACGGACAAAAGGCGAGAATTAAATTAATGGTTGCACTTTCCCAAACCAATGACATTAAAGAATTAGAAACGATTTTCAAAAATTAA
- a CDS encoding flagellar brake domain-containing protein — translation MIKAGTTLQLEPIHNDTFERYRCRVVELGDEGIYIDYPIHTKTEKAIFLIDGTQLKASFIVNEQTVLMFETEVMGRKLSKIPMIHLHYPGEGGLVKIQRRQFVRVEANTDISLKINDHYHPTLTEDISAGGCAVMVRQGMNLESGSEISTIIVLPMQTGECQYVEIEGKVIRVWEKDHKQIASIEFIHLSENQRQLILRYCFERQLNLRKKGLLE, via the coding sequence ATGATAAAAGCAGGTACCACATTGCAGTTGGAACCGATCCATAATGATACATTTGAACGTTATAGGTGCCGGGTCGTTGAGCTTGGCGATGAAGGCATTTATATTGATTACCCCATTCATACGAAAACTGAGAAAGCCATTTTTTTAATTGATGGTACACAGCTTAAAGCCAGTTTCATTGTTAATGAGCAAACGGTACTTATGTTTGAAACAGAAGTAATGGGACGGAAATTATCCAAAATCCCGATGATCCATCTTCACTACCCTGGTGAGGGAGGTTTAGTAAAGATACAAAGAAGGCAGTTTGTTCGTGTTGAAGCCAATACGGATATCTCTTTAAAAATAAATGATCACTATCACCCGACGTTAACAGAGGATATAAGTGCAGGTGGCTGTGCTGTAATGGTGAGACAAGGAATGAACCTTGAAAGTGGTTCTGAGATATCCACTATCATCGTCCTTCCAATGCAAACGGGTGAATGCCAGTATGTAGAGATAGAAGGCAAGGTCATACGGGTTTGGGAAAAAGATCATAAACAAATCGCCAGTATTGAATTTATACATTTATCTGAAAATCAACGACAGCTTATTCTAAGATATTGTTTTGAACGACAGCTAAATTTAAGGAAAAAAGGGTTGCTTGAATAA
- the ypeB gene encoding germination protein YpeB, translating to MLRVILITVLVLGVAGTAFWGYQEHQEKNAILINAENNYQRAFHELTYQVDLVHDKIGSTLAMNSRKSLSPALADIWRLTSQAHSDVGQLPLTLLPFNKTEEFLSNIGDFSYRVAVRDLDKNPLTDKEYKSLENLYAQSADIQNQLRKVQHLVMENNLRWMDVELALASGNEQADNTIIDGFKTVEKNVSGYDEANFGTTTFVNTEKKDQNFQKIKGKEISKDEAVSILRKYSGISEKIDAKVTKSGKGSDYKFYSVTVEKGKTHASMDITQKGGYPIWYINNREVQDAKISLNKAAEKATAFLKDNDFSNLELFESAQYDNIGIFTYVTVLDGVRIYPDSVKIKVALDNGQIVGFAAEEYLKNNHDREIAEPSITQEQAKETTNPNLKVMEERQSVIVNDLNEEVLCYEFLGMLGKDTFRIFINANTGEEEKVEKLRKAEPIYEEVV from the coding sequence TTGCTACGTGTCATTTTAATAACGGTGCTCGTCCTTGGTGTTGCAGGAACCGCATTCTGGGGATACCAAGAGCATCAGGAAAAAAATGCGATATTAATCAATGCTGAAAATAACTATCAAAGAGCGTTCCATGAGTTAACTTATCAAGTGGATCTGGTTCACGATAAAATAGGTTCGACTCTTGCCATGAATTCAAGGAAATCATTGTCTCCGGCACTTGCCGATATATGGAGATTAACTTCTCAGGCGCACAGTGATGTAGGGCAGCTTCCGTTAACGCTGCTGCCGTTTAATAAAACAGAAGAGTTTTTAAGTAATATTGGAGATTTCAGCTACCGAGTAGCAGTGAGGGATTTAGATAAGAATCCTTTAACGGATAAAGAATATAAATCACTTGAAAATTTATATGCACAAAGTGCTGATATTCAGAATCAGTTAAGAAAGGTTCAACATCTGGTTATGGAGAACAACCTGAGATGGATGGATGTGGAGCTTGCTTTGGCGTCAGGGAATGAACAGGCTGATAACACCATTATCGATGGCTTTAAAACCGTTGAAAAAAATGTATCCGGATATGATGAAGCAAATTTTGGTACGACAACATTTGTGAATACTGAGAAGAAAGACCAAAATTTTCAGAAGATAAAAGGGAAAGAGATTTCAAAGGATGAGGCTGTTTCAATCTTAAGAAAATACTCCGGGATAAGTGAAAAGATTGATGCAAAAGTAACGAAGAGCGGAAAAGGCTCTGACTATAAATTTTATAGTGTTACGGTTGAAAAAGGTAAAACACATGCAAGCATGGATATTACTCAAAAAGGTGGATATCCAATCTGGTACATCAACAATCGCGAAGTCCAGGATGCTAAAATCAGCTTAAATAAAGCGGCAGAGAAAGCGACTGCGTTCCTGAAAGATAACGACTTTTCCAATTTAGAACTATTTGAAAGTGCACAGTATGATAACATTGGAATTTTCACATATGTGACAGTCCTGGATGGTGTAAGGATTTATCCGGATTCTGTTAAAATAAAGGTAGCATTGGATAATGGTCAAATCGTCGGGTTTGCTGCCGAAGAATATTTAAAGAATAACCATGACAGAGAGATTGCTGAACCGTCCATTACTCAGGAACAAGCGAAAGAAACGACCAACCCTAACCTTAAAGTAATGGAAGAGCGTCAATCTGTCATTGTGAATGATCTAAATGAAGAAGTACTATGCTACGAATTCTTAGGAATGCTAGGAAAAGATACCTTTAGAATATTCATCAATGCAAACACTGGAGAAGAAGAAAAAGTAGAGAAACTAAGAAAAGCGGAACCGATTTATGAAGAAGTCGTATGA
- the prsW gene encoding glutamic-type intramembrane protease PrsW, whose amino-acid sequence MLVILSAGIAPGLALLSYFYLRDEYEAEPITLVFKTFMYGALITFPIMFLQYVLEVEGIIDSNWSTAFISSGLLEEFFKWFILMFAIFQHVDFNEPYDGIIYGASVSLGFATIENILYLVANGVEHAFGRAILPVSSHALFGVIMGYYLGKAKFSSSEERHKWLFIAISVPILLHGTYNYIFLAEKNWVYFMVPFMFFLWWLGLKKVKSAHRLTEKKYTRTEFDKEII is encoded by the coding sequence ATGCTGGTGATTTTATCAGCGGGTATAGCACCAGGATTAGCATTGCTAAGTTACTTTTATTTGCGGGATGAATATGAGGCAGAACCTATTACGCTAGTGTTCAAAACCTTTATGTATGGGGCCCTTATCACCTTTCCTATTATGTTCTTACAATATGTGTTAGAAGTTGAAGGAATCATTGATTCCAATTGGTCGACGGCTTTCATTTCTTCCGGGCTTTTAGAAGAATTCTTCAAATGGTTTATTTTAATGTTTGCGATTTTCCAACATGTTGATTTTAATGAACCATACGACGGCATAATTTATGGTGCAAGTGTGTCACTTGGTTTCGCTACTATTGAAAATATTTTGTATTTGGTTGCAAACGGTGTTGAACATGCATTTGGAAGAGCGATCCTTCCTGTTTCAAGTCATGCCTTGTTCGGTGTCATTATGGGATATTACTTAGGAAAAGCAAAGTTTTCCTCAAGTGAAGAGAGGCATAAGTGGCTATTTATTGCGATATCTGTGCCCATCCTGTTACATGGAACATATAATTACATCTTTTTAGCCGAGAAAAACTGGGTCTATTTTATGGTACCGTTTATGTTTTTCTTATGGTGGCTGGGTTTGAAGAAAGTGAAAAGTGCTCATCGTTTAACAGAAAAGAAATATACACGTACTGAATTCGATAAAGAAATTATCTAA
- a CDS encoding YpfB family protein produces the protein MSTIKSVERILIKLVIIHFILLIAVQFVFHQLNIFPELHKIVFYEGVEKMEYSEIVETLSGKAGD, from the coding sequence GTGAGTACAATTAAATCGGTTGAACGAATATTAATCAAATTAGTCATTATCCATTTTATTTTATTAATAGCAGTCCAATTTGTTTTTCATCAATTAAATATCTTTCCGGAGCTCCACAAGATTGTTTTTTATGAGGGAGTGGAGAAAATGGAATACAGTGAAATAGTCGAAACCTTATCGGGTAAAGCAGGTGATTGA
- the sleB gene encoding spore cortex-lytic enzyme, translating to MVLMFSLFMISSEGEKADAFSNQVIQHGATGEDVIELQSRLQYIGYYNGDIDGVFGWGTYWALRNFQYEFGLPIDGLAGAKTKEKLVKASKYNKQFVKKQIEKGNNFTHYGGTDLNKQKGPGGGGAGGGKSGGKAAPQKKPAPKPTPTPSKPTAVNTPNGFSQNDIQLMANAVYGEARGEPYEGQVAVAAVILNRIDSSAFPNTAAGVIFEPGAFTAVADGQIWLTPNEKAKEAVLDAINGWDPSSSALYYFNPVTATSKWIWSRPQIKKIGKHIFCS from the coding sequence ATGGTGCTTATGTTTTCTCTTTTTATGATTTCATCTGAAGGAGAGAAGGCAGACGCTTTTTCTAATCAAGTAATCCAACATGGCGCAACAGGTGAGGATGTAATCGAACTGCAATCCAGACTTCAATATATCGGATACTATAACGGTGATATTGATGGAGTATTTGGGTGGGGCACATATTGGGCTCTAAGAAACTTTCAATATGAGTTCGGACTTCCTATTGATGGATTGGCAGGAGCGAAAACGAAAGAAAAACTGGTGAAAGCCTCAAAGTATAACAAGCAATTTGTAAAAAAACAAATTGAAAAAGGCAACAACTTCACTCATTATGGCGGAACAGATTTAAATAAACAAAAAGGTCCTGGAGGTGGCGGGGCTGGAGGCGGAAAATCCGGTGGAAAAGCAGCTCCTCAAAAGAAGCCTGCTCCAAAACCAACACCCACTCCTTCCAAGCCAACGGCAGTGAATACGCCTAATGGATTTTCACAAAACGACATTCAATTGATGGCAAATGCGGTATATGGAGAAGCCCGGGGTGAACCGTATGAGGGACAAGTTGCGGTAGCAGCGGTAATTCTCAATCGAATTGACAGCTCGGCATTCCCGAATACAGCGGCGGGGGTCATCTTTGAGCCTGGTGCCTTTACAGCCGTAGCAGATGGGCAAATATGGTTAACGCCAAATGAAAAAGCGAAAGAAGCGGTTTTAGATGCCATAAACGGCTGGGATCCTTCTTCAAGTGCTCTCTATTACTTTAACCCTGTGACAGCAACAAGCAAGTGGATTTGGTCACGTCCACAAATTAAGAAAATTGGAAAGCACATATTCTGTAGTTAA
- a CDS encoding adaptor protein MecA: protein MKLERISDNKIKFSISVEELEQKGLFEQDQWKDSYMWHDLFEDMLDEVQGKFGIETQMEITVEIESFDDQEICMILTLESEDDFSDWEDENGIIKSMNDHDVLVYFDDFEDVLNLLKRINELSKVNNRLIQLSIYYYENKYYLLIENLLECDSFILEAICAEYGQHSKTTKHILMEYGRAVLIKDSIEKILFYF from the coding sequence ATGAAGCTCGAAAGAATTTCTGACAACAAAATAAAATTTTCCATTAGTGTGGAAGAGTTAGAGCAAAAAGGTTTATTTGAACAAGACCAATGGAAAGATTCCTATATGTGGCATGATCTTTTTGAAGATATGCTGGACGAAGTTCAAGGGAAGTTCGGCATTGAAACGCAAATGGAAATCACCGTGGAGATTGAGTCATTCGATGATCAGGAAATTTGTATGATCCTCACGTTAGAGTCAGAAGATGACTTTTCTGATTGGGAAGACGAAAATGGAATCATAAAGTCCATGAATGATCATGATGTGCTCGTCTACTTTGATGATTTCGAGGATGTACTGAACCTCCTTAAACGCATCAACGAATTGAGCAAAGTGAACAATCGTCTTATACAGTTAAGTATTTATTATTATGAAAATAAGTATTACTTACTTATAGAAAACCTACTTGAATGCGATAGCTTTATTTTGGAGGCCATTTGCGCTGAATATGGCCAGCACTCAAAGACTACGAAACATATCCTGATGGAATATGGCCGTGCTGTTTTAATAAAGGATTCCATTGAAAAAATTCTGTTTTATTTTTGA
- a CDS encoding MerR family transcriptional regulator yields MSNDKKLEGKYNIKAVSTILGIQPGTLRAWERRYQIIAPVRNESGHRLYTEQHLNILKWLVEKVNQGFTISQAVALLDKQELEENEITSSEQKDRTQSISDDLLKALLSFDETKAHELINQSFAVYTIDKVVIDILGSLLVRIGDLWENGKITTAHEHFATSILRSRIGIIMHSFPHNGILPKVVAVCGPGEWHELGLLIFTLYVRRKGFEVIYLGSSIKENDIDIVLDEVNPKFLFFSCTLRENADNLLSLVTTLKDEREDLEIGIGGFAVDNLPGDKKEQFQEHIVGQSKSDWELWLKSKL; encoded by the coding sequence ATGAGCAATGATAAGAAGTTAGAAGGCAAATACAATATAAAAGCTGTGTCCACAATTTTAGGAATACAACCAGGTACATTAAGGGCATGGGAGAGAAGATATCAGATTATTGCTCCTGTACGAAATGAATCGGGTCACCGTTTATACACTGAACAGCATTTAAATATATTAAAATGGCTGGTTGAAAAGGTCAATCAGGGATTTACCATTAGTCAGGCTGTTGCACTGCTTGACAAACAAGAGCTGGAAGAAAATGAGATCACCTCATCTGAACAAAAGGATCGTACTCAAAGCATCTCAGATGATCTGTTAAAAGCACTCTTAAGCTTTGATGAAACAAAAGCACATGAGTTAATCAACCAGTCGTTTGCTGTTTACACGATCGATAAAGTAGTGATTGATATCCTGGGCAGTTTACTGGTGAGAATCGGAGACCTGTGGGAGAACGGCAAAATCACGACTGCACACGAGCATTTTGCCACATCGATACTCAGATCTCGAATCGGCATCATCATGCACTCGTTTCCACACAACGGCATCTTACCTAAAGTAGTGGCAGTTTGCGGACCTGGAGAATGGCATGAATTAGGATTATTAATCTTTACTCTCTATGTAAGAAGAAAGGGCTTTGAAGTAATCTATTTAGGTTCCAGTATAAAAGAAAATGATATAGACATTGTTCTTGACGAAGTAAATCCTAAGTTTTTATTCTTCTCCTGCACCTTACGAGAAAATGCAGACAACCTGCTGTCTCTAGTCACTACATTAAAAGATGAGCGTGAAGACCTGGAAATCGGGATTGGCGGGTTTGCTGTAGACAACCTCCCAGGAGATAAGAAAGAGCAATTCCAGGAACACATCGTCGGACAATCCAAATCCGATTGGGAACTATGGCTGAAAAGTAAATTATAA